GGCGCAAAACACTAGTTTTGCTCGAGTTTTGACCAGTTCTTTACATTTACCTAATTGAATCCAGGTGTAAAGCGGGCATAGTTGTAACGTGAGTGATTCCAAAGGCCTAATCCTCGTTGTGGAAGATGACGAGAATATTGCTGATCTTTTTCGCAGATATCTGACTCGAGAAGGACTTGGCGTCCATTGGGTCTCAACAGGCAAGGCCGCAATTGATGCAGTACGAACACTTAAGCCAGCGGTAATTTTGTTAGACGTTGGATTGCCAGATATTGATGGCATTGCCGTGTGCCAACAGTTGCGCGCCGAGAAAAATTGGACCCCAATTATTTTTTGCACCGCGCGTGATGATGAAATAAGTCGCATTCTTGGCCTTGAAATGGGCGGAGATGACTACATCACTAAACCTCCGAGCCCAAGAGAGGTAGTTGCTCGGGTTCGAGTCTGGTTGCGCCGGTCAAGCGGCCTTCCGATTGATTCCGAACAAGTATCGGTTGCGAACATAACTCTTGACCCAAGTGCTCGAATTGTTAAAGTCGATGAAAACAAAATTGAACTAACGGCAACTGAGTTTGATTTATTGGCACATTTAATGTCCCGGCCTGGCCATGTTTTTAGTCGCGATGAACTCTTGAGTCATGTGTGGGGATATTCTT
This genomic stretch from Actinomycetota bacterium harbors:
- a CDS encoding DNA-binding response regulator, with translation MSDSKGLILVVEDDENIADLFRRYLTREGLGVHWVSTGKAAIDAVRTLKPAVILLDVGLPDIDGIAVCQQLRAEKNWTPIIFCTARDDEISRILGLEMGGDDYITKPPSPREVVARVRVWLRRSSGLPIDSEQVSVANITLDPSARIVKVDENKIELTATEFDLLAHLMSRPGHVFSRDELLSHVWGYSSVVGTRTVDVHVAQLRAKLGEPNPIRTARGVGYSVIKA